DNA sequence from the Lycium barbarum isolate Lr01 chromosome 5, ASM1917538v2, whole genome shotgun sequence genome:
TTCTATTGGGTGGTTAGATGCTTTCATGGCTCGCCCGTGGGGTGCAAATTTTCTTAGAGAATCCTTGGACAAGGTAAAGCTTATCCAGGAAAAGCTTCTGGAAGCTCAGAGTTGGCAAGAGATGTATCCGAATTGAAAGGTTCAGGATTTAGAGTTTATGGTGGGCAAGTAGGTTcttctgaagatttcacccataatGGGTGTAATGCGTTTTAGGAACAGGGGCATGTTGAGCCCGAGGTTCATTGGCCTATTTGAGATTCTCTGTCGAGTTGGTGATGCGTCTTAGGAGTTGGATTTTCCCCCTAgcctgtcaggtgttcatccagttttccatgtttccaTGCTGAACTGGTATCATTCAGACGGGacttatattgttcgttgggattctttgTTTCTTGATGAGAATCTttcctatgaggaggagcctattgcaatcttggataggcaggttagaaagttgaggtcgaaggagatagcttctgttaaggttcaatggaagcatcgtcctgttgaggaggccacatgggagaccgagtcagaGATGCGTGCTAGATATCCCAATTGTTTGCTGACTCAGGTACTTTTCCCCATTTCCTTCCTTGTTgttcgaggacgagcgatggtttaattggtatctgatgtaaagacctatttggtcgttatagcattTTGGACCTTTTTGCCCCTGTTAACCCTTCCCCGAGCCCTATGAGTACGATTTGGACCCACAGGGATGGGTGGTACTACTCCCAAGATGATCGAACGAGGTTTATAATGACTTGTGTGATATAGAGTTTGATAGTGAAAAACATTTGACCAACAGTTGACTTTTgcgtaaatggacctttttcaggAATTCGTTGATTGTAGAGGTCTGGATGGTTAATTGTGACTTGGCAggatatttggtttggttcccaagcCACTTTAGAgtgttttgggttattggtttgAAAGTTGGTCGCTGGCCATTaggtgttgacccggtcaaatagactTCCGTTGGGATGTCCAAGACCACGATTGAGTCCATAGCCTTTTTTATGTGTAAATGCATGTTTGATTTGTATCTgtgaggtctcgggtgattgtcggaTTTCGGGGTTGGACttgtgaaaaaaataaatttttctggtgtctggtgtctgcTGTAGCGGCACCAGACCTGCCATAGGGGGATCTTGGCCGCTATAGTGGGTGATCGATGTTTGGGTTTGGGCGCTACAGCGAATGGATATCCGTTGTAGCAGATGCGCTGCAGCGAGTGTGGTCTCGCTAGCGCAAGCTCGCTGTAGCGGACTCATGACCGCTGCAACGAGATTACGGGATTTCAAAGTCATTAAAGGGTAGGATAAAACCCTTAAACCCCTATAATTTCATTCATCACTTTCTAAGCATATTTGGGGCAAATTGAGGAGCTCTTAGCTAATTCTTCATTGTGGTAAGTCTCCTAACCTAGTATTCATTGATTTAatcttcctaagcttgaatccatgctagaaatccaTTAGAATCAAAGAGAGAAAATGGGTTTTGATGATAACTTCTTGAAATGAGTTCTAATCTTTCTAAATGGAAATTGTTGATAGGTTTGACTAATCAAATCATAGAATCTGATGATTTCAtagctaataggcttgaatcttccatttgtgTTAATTAATTTGAAGATTGaaaaattagggttcatacccaaattggaggttttcacttgaatcttgAAATTACCTATTCTTGAGTTATTTTATCAACTGTTTAGTAGATTGAGCTCCTAGAACATGgaattgcatatttcactttcGAAATGACCGTTTTACCTTTGTAGGCCGGTTTCCCCTTTCTCCATAGCTGAATTTGACCCAAacgataagtatagcaatatgggtgttgttcttcatgatttctaatatagaatttgaatatgattagactttgagtatttggaggcgcaacgaaagggcaaggcaaaggtTTGATTGTTTGTGGCTCCTGCTCagctaccaggtaggttacgatttaccttatggttagacttcagttagcgagGCATATGTAGaattagtgattgttggagaaagcatgttacgccttctggtatgaagttgggatagatCACTTAGGTTGGTACAGCTATTTGATTGTgacttgttgccttgttgtgatctattggcttgtttcCCCGTTTGTGATACTAGAGTTGATATTGATAGTTCCTCGTGATATGTGTCCATATGTGGCactattgatattgatagactctTGTGAtaggtgtccatgtgtggcacgatttggCATTGATATACTCTAGTGTCATTGATAccatgcatgcattcatacttGTATAGTGGGATCGAGTTGCGCGCCGCAACACTTATATTGGACCGGTTTGCACGTTCTTCAACATATATTGGACCGGGTTGCATATTCCGCAACAGATATGGGATCGGGTTGTGCCCCACAGCAAGTCCATGGACTTCACGGGTGCCCCATGGATCATGACTAgcaggcgtggaggtattccgcctGGAGCGTgtatgtatcattgcattgcattgcattcttaTTTACAGATTCGTATAGTTGGATTTGGAATTGGTACTTGTATTTGTGGTGATATTCGGACTTGGTGATCTATACTTGTGGAGACATTTGGACTGGGTATTTTGTACTTATGGTGACATTTGGACTTGATATTTAGCGATtgtgattccattcttagacattGTTGATTGTACTACTTGTGAGCATGTTTAGCTTTCAGTctcttacttatatatatgttagctaactgttgtcggcctatgatgcctactcagtacgtgtcgttgtactgattctaccttgctgcattcttttatgagtgcaaagTATGTGGCTGGATCGACTTCCTCCCATCGAGATTGACTTCCGAGGCATTGTTGACGAGCATTTAGGGTGAGCACATGGCCAGATCCGCAGCCCGAATGACTCCTTCTATTTTACTCTAATTCGCTACTTTTTGATACAGTATTTCATTTTGAGACTATGTATTCCGACTTTTAGTTATTTAGTGGCTGTTGTACGGCCTAGActagattttgggattgatgtaatATTTCTGCACTTATGTACTTATCTATTTCAGACTTGTTAGATATTTATGTTGGTTGGGTTATTttattgttgttgaatgttgattaagggacgggttcgcctaccaggtgggaAAAGGGTAGGTACCCGCGCGTTCTCCGATTTGGAACATGACGGGTAGAGTAACGTGTTTTATCCCATAGGCGAAAATCGTGTATTAATTAGGATAAAAGTAGGTCATGCAAGCATTTCGGGGATCTACTTGAATTCTTGCTGATATTTATTATTCTAACTTTGGTTAACTTTCTTTAGTTAATTATATTTAAGCCATTGATATTAGCATGTGAATATGTGTTACCATTCAAGTATGAacttgaaaagaagaaaaaaaaatagataatatAAAACGGAATGGAGCCAAAAGGAAAAAGCAAAAAGCGAGTAGAAACTGTACATTCTCAAAGCGATATCTGCCTGCTTGTTGAGTACTGGTATAAAGTTCACTCTCATGCTAGACCTACATCTTTATAGCATTATACACTCTACATCACACGTTCTTGCAGTGATACCAAACCAAAAACATTAAAAAATTCACTATAATATAGAACCATGCATAGAGATTTTGATATCTTTATTTCTCTTCACTTTCGATTGGTTCCTATTATAGTTTATACACATATTCAATACCTGTATTCATCACTATATAGTTCCTTGCCATCAGATTCTTTGTCATCAGTTGGGATGAACCTGCAAAGGTATCATTAACATCCGACAACATAAACCTTTTCAAGTGACTTCTAAATTCCCCTCTATTTCGATTTATGCGAAGATGATTGATTGGCATAgatattaagaaaacaaaatgatttttgaaacttGTATCCTTAAACATGTCATGAGATTTTTGTGTGCCACTAAAATAATTTGAAgtctaaaattaaattattttcaaatatagaaagctATTATTCATTTTGCAATAGACTAGCTATAAATTAGTTCCAGAAAAAGAAACAGAAAGGGTAATATTTATGTAAATGCCAAGTTGAGCATCTTTTTTAGTCAGTTTCACCGGACATATGTTATAACCACTTTTGAGTagaattaaaattaaattgtttccaaatataaaaaTGTAATCTTTTTGAAATGGACTAAACAGAAAATAGTGGTTGACGCATGAAATGTAACATCGGGAACATCATATTCATATTGTCAAGGTACGTACTTGTGGGCGCTTATCGGCCTCGCTGGAGCTGGCGGTCCTGACTTTCAACTCTCCTCTACTGGTAGTAAGTGCATCCAATATCTCAGCATCAGAAAGTTCGATTTCTCCTTCTTCAGTTCTAGGAATAGTAGCCTCCATTTCCTAATAAATTTGACAGCataaatatagatatagatttaaTTTGTTTTTAGAGTTGATGAtcaaaaacacacctaaactGTCACTTTTTTTGTGAGTATCCTAACTGAACTATCAGGTGTACtagtttcctacctaaactatcaccaactatttatctaaacacacctcaactatcaattGTTTCCTTTTCTTGCACACCTgaagttcaggtaggaaactcacGAAAATGTGATAGTTCAGTGTGTTTTTTACCATAATCTCTTGTTTTTAAGACATAAAAATTAATGAAGGTAGCAGACATAACATACACTGAAAGAGAAACTAAGTGCACGTTTAGGAGAACCAGCAATTTCCTCATACTCAGCTGCATCAAGCTCTTGCAAATGACGAGGGTGGAACAACTTGGGTAGCAAATGCTGCCTTATGCTTATGAGGAGAAAGAATGGCAATGGGAATAGAATGCCAGCTATGGGAATCCAAGTGACTCCAAAACACACTAGTAAATACACAAATTGGAATACTGTGAAGATTGCGATGTATTTGAATGGTACTGACTCCACAAAAGATGCATGCACCCCTTCTAGAACCCTGCCATCATGGTTaaatttgaagttaaattgttttcaaatatagaaatatgtcattCTGCTTGACATAGAATAAAGTGGAAAAAGGTATCACATAAAATTGAATACAAAGATTATTTACTTCAGTGATCATATACTACAAATTGATGGACTTACTTAAATCTCCTGCCAGGGGTGATGAAGAGAAGCAAGATTCTTTCCCATAGTTGATTTCCAGGCAGGCTGTCAATAGCCATATAAGCAAAATATCCCCAAAGAACTGAGGTTGGTATCTTCTTTATCACTGGCATAGCACCTACTGATGCTGCCACTAGTAGTGACTGTAATAGATTGCTCACTCTTTGTTCATTCACTCGAACGGGCAAGTAAGCATCAATATGCTTCTCTGGATCAAATATACTATTTGACTTTTGACCATCTACATCTTCAGTTTCGCGTTTCATTATTGCCTCCTTCAAGTCTTCCAACTCTTTAACTACTGCAGTCTGCAATGGAAAagaatgattatatatatatatatatatatatatatatatatatatatatatatatatatatatgtcatgaGTCTCAAGTATTGAACACTAAAGTTGTACTATCATTGGTCAAGAGTTGTATAAACACAACTTTGCTTTTTTGAAAGTGCTAAACAGAATAGGAAGATAAGACTTACAACAGGAGAACTGTCTATTTCTATGAATACAGTTTGCATGTTGCCATAGATTTCAGAGTTGCTAGCTTTTTGCTTGATACTCTCCTTTGCACTTTCGACCATCTTCTTCCGAATCAGCTGGTTAATTAGCATTAATAACATAGTATGTTAGCATTCAAATTAGCAGCTAACGCTAGAGGCAACAACCAGTGGCATATATAACAACCATCCAGATttagttactccctccgttccaattttatgtgacatagtttgactcAGTACAAAGTTTAAGTAAAAAATagagacttttaaaacttgtgatttTAAACATATCATAAGAGTTGTGTGGTcataaaacttttgaaacttatcgTCTTAAACATGCCATAACATTTGTCTAGCTATAAAAACTTTACATTAAGGGTACAATGTGAAATTTATAGTTAgatgtttctaaatatagaaatctTTCACTCTTTTTAGAAAGGAttaaataagaaaatattatCACATAAACTGAAACGGAAAATATGCATTACCTGCTTCTTAAGAACAGCCAAGCTTTTAGTATGCATAGGGGATTGTGGCAGGACACCATTTGAAGGAGGCAATCCAATCAAACCACATAGCAAAGTCTGAGAAGTATCAACCCATGTCATTATTCAAACAGTAACAAATAATTAATCACAGATGacagatagatagatagatagatagatagatagggGATACCATAAATCCCAAGAGTAAGATATCATAATGATAGGCAGAAGGATTTTTTAGGTTGAACTCCTTTTGTTGAGCCAACTGCGAAGCAACACTGTGATCGAAGAAATAGAGTCCAGCTATCATCAGAGCTGGTATTATGGCAGCAAATATGTATGCTGGAGGAACTTTCCCCATATCCTGCAGTTTAGCTATGTGTTACATTTCAAGATTTCTCATTAACAAGTTAATTAAAGATGGTTACACAACTTTTTCACACCTTAAGTACAGTCCAGTGATATACAGAAGCGGATTGCCAGGGAAGGGGACTATAGAGCCTTCTAGGAACTCCAGATGGAACTTTTCCTGGCACCATGAATGAGAGAGCTGACCACACAAGTACCATCAAGGGAACTCCATAATCAGctatgaagcttctaaaccagcCTGCTCAGTTAACATGAAAATAAATTTACGAGACCCATTCATGAATGTTGATGAAATGACAATACATACTcccccgtcccaatttatgtggcagcGTTTGATTAGGCACAAattattagaaagaaaggaagaccTTTGAAATATCCGATCTAAAACAAACCTGAAATATTTGTGcgtctataaatcatttcattaaaggtacaAAGGGAATTTCAAAGTTAATTTGTTAAtttctaattataaaaaaaatgacaTTCTTTTTGGACATACTACAAAGGaaagtgtgccacataaattgggattgAGTATTATCCCATTTTATGTGATCATGGTGTTTAATTAGACACTGATTTTAAGAAGGAAATACTTTTGTGGTAAAAAGCAAGTCATCTATTAATCATCTCATGCATTTTTTCTAAAATATATAAAACGGTGTCTTCTATTTAgaagaaactaaaaaaaaaaaaaaagagtttgtaCGTAAAactgggacagagggagtactatcaAATGTTTGGATTTACAAACCTGTGCCGTACCACCATGACCTTGCTTTCCTGCTCTTTAAGGCTGTATAGAGAAGGCCAATAGTGAATATGATTCCAAGTAGCCCATTTGTGTAAAGCCAATGGAATTGATATTCCTCTGAACTTGGATCCTCGGATTTTGGAATGTGAAACTCGCTGACTATTCCCTGCAGAAATTATAATTGAAATTCAAATGCGATCTGATTAAGGGTATGTTTGGTACGACGGAAaatgtttttctagaaaatacTTTCTTGAAAAACAAGTGAGTTTATTATTTATTTTCTAGTATTTGATAAATAAACAAAAGATATTATCCAAGAACATTTATATATAATCTAGCAAAACACTAAGAGATGAGATGAGGTGGAAAGCGGGGGTTCAGTGGTGGCGGAGGTGCCGAGGTGGAATGGTCAAAGGATGGGGTTGGGTGGGTGGAAAgtagacaatgaacttggaatgtcaTTTATAaaacttgtttttcctacttcAGTCATTAAGGTAAagttattttcctcatttttaagaacTTGTTTtgctagaaaaaatatttttcaaaacacTTTAACCtaccaaacatgaaaaaattagaATACCAAACACACCTAAGATTTCATTCGTTGAGAAACATAAATCTGTTTGTGCAGTTAGAATACCTTAATTGCTTCTTGCATGAAAAGCACGGTGATAAGCATGCCAAAAGTCTCTCCAGCAATCCTTGTAAATCTATTGACGATAGAGCAGGCATTAAATATTGCTAAAAGAAACAATATGAGAGCTGTCAAGACACAAATCCTGCAAAATTAAATTACATCATAGATATGAGAATGACGATATTCTCTATTGAACAACATCCTTAAAATTGAGCATATACTCCCTCGGTTTTGATTTGTTTGGCTTGATTCGGAGTAGGAGAGTCAAACTGACTAATTTTCGGTGTGAATTCGGACAGGAAtattcaaattttttaaaaataaaatttacatatttagaaactacatactgtacaaagtattataagtcacaatagttAACAGTTCAAAATATTTAGAAATTATTTAAAAAACATTTGATCAAAGAAAATATCATTTGACTGCATAAATAgtactaagacaaacaaattgaagcaGAGGGAGTATTAGTTTCCAGCACAGTAACATACCATCCAGTCCAAGCCAAGTAAAGGGTCTGTCCCAAGTCTTCTCTATCTTTGGCAAACTTGTAGAGGTAACTGTACATAATGATAGTAGGTTCTGCAACTCCTAATAACAGAAGAGGTTGGCCACCCAGTATGGAATGAATGATACCACAAATAGCTGTGGAAACTAAAGTTTCCACAGTGCTCAAGCTCCCATCTAACATATTCAAATCAAGTCAACAGGAAATTAAACGTATGGTCTCTACAAAAATATGTGATCACAATATTCTTAATTATGAAGAAGTGAGTTTGAAACACTACTGAAAAAATAGTAATTAGAGGTGGACACATTCCATAGCTAAGCAGCAAAATCCGTCACTA
Encoded proteins:
- the LOC132642473 gene encoding boron transporter 4-like — protein: MKSLGTPFEGIAKDIRGRTSCYKQDWIAGIRSGIGILAPTTYIFFASALPVIAFGEQLSRETDGSLSTVETLVSTAICGIIHSILGGQPLLLLGVAEPTIIMYSYLYKFAKDREDLGQTLYLAWTGWICVLTALILFLLAIFNACSIVNRFTRIAGETFGMLITVLFMQEAIKGIVSEFHIPKSEDPSSEEYQFHWLYTNGLLGIIFTIGLLYTALKSRKARSWWYGTGWFRSFIADYGVPLMVLVWSALSFMVPGKVPSGVPRRLYSPLPWQSASVYHWTVLKDMGKVPPAYIFAAIIPALMIAGLYFFDHSVASQLAQQKEFNLKNPSAYHYDILLLGFMTLLCGLIGLPPSNGVLPQSPMHTKSLAVLKKQLIRKKMVESAKESIKQKASNSEIYGNMQTVFIEIDSSPVTAVVKELEDLKEAIMKRETEDVDGQKSNSIFDPEKHIDAYLPVRVNEQRVSNLLQSLLVAASVGAMPVIKKIPTSVLWGYFAYMAIDSLPGNQLWERILLLFITPGRRFKVLEGVHASFVESVPFKYIAIFTVFQFVYLLVCFGVTWIPIAGILFPLPFFLLISIRQHLLPKLFHPRHLQELDAAEYEEIAGSPKRALSFSFSEMEATIPRTEEGEIELSDAEILDALTTSRGELKVRTASSSEADKRPQVHPN